A genome region from Crossiella equi includes the following:
- a CDS encoding DUF6194 family protein, whose product MSMDRILETIRAFDGVLELAPGAGSEFPEIAWGDHFFYYAPDGQVPRNRQPHTTIVTKNYPGDDLCDLDRPGRWRLNIHVGTEAFVELLGEQPRAEGAPRDHTATDVVLPHPLYRAQGWVAVVNPGAGTHELVTRLLARAHEDDRRRVERRG is encoded by the coding sequence ATGAGTATGGACCGGATCCTGGAGACCATCCGAGCCTTCGACGGGGTGCTGGAGCTCGCCCCCGGTGCGGGCAGCGAGTTCCCGGAGATCGCCTGGGGCGACCACTTCTTCTACTACGCCCCCGACGGGCAGGTGCCGCGGAACAGGCAGCCCCACACCACCATCGTGACGAAGAACTACCCCGGTGACGACCTGTGCGACCTCGACCGGCCCGGCCGGTGGCGGCTCAACATCCACGTCGGCACCGAGGCCTTCGTCGAGCTGCTCGGGGAACAGCCCCGCGCCGAGGGCGCGCCCCGCGACCACACCGCCACCGACGTCGTCCTGCCACACCCGCTGTACCGCGCGCAGGGGTGGGTCGCGGTCGTCAACCCGGGGGCGGGCACGCACGAGCTGGTGACCCGTCTCCTGGCGCGGGCCCACGAGGACGACCGGCGCCGGGTGGAACGCCGGGGCTGA
- a CDS encoding LysR family transcriptional regulator, producing the protein MNLKFLEGLLAVHQTGSFVEAAKRLGVSQPAISMQIKALESELGVCLFDRSVRPLALTAKARALIDPCAQVVDLVRHLRGLAVDRAPADGTLHVGSVHTLLLRLLPQALGALAHEQPDLVTGIRGGQSDELLTLLRRGELDIAVLPGPLRLSKDLCARPVDRDRLVWVEAATRPRRRRWTGLPFLRLEREPGLGFLIDQFLADAERAPARTVELDSVEAILALVGKGLGTTILPESALPAVYRQELLVRAVAHPLATRTITLVHRRDEAVDRAALALVGALRRAARPEVARRRSG; encoded by the coding sequence ATGAACCTCAAGTTCCTGGAGGGGTTGCTCGCGGTGCACCAGACCGGCTCGTTCGTCGAGGCGGCCAAGCGCCTCGGGGTGAGCCAACCGGCGATCAGCATGCAGATCAAGGCGTTGGAGTCCGAGCTGGGCGTGTGCCTGTTCGACCGCAGCGTGCGGCCGCTCGCCCTGACCGCCAAGGCCCGGGCGCTCATCGACCCGTGCGCCCAGGTCGTGGACCTGGTGCGGCACCTGCGCGGGCTGGCCGTCGACCGCGCGCCCGCCGACGGCACGCTGCACGTCGGCTCGGTGCACACCCTGCTGCTGCGCCTGCTGCCCCAGGCACTCGGCGCGCTCGCCCACGAGCAGCCGGACCTCGTCACCGGCATCCGCGGCGGGCAGTCCGACGAGCTGCTGACCCTGCTCCGCCGCGGGGAGCTGGACATCGCCGTCCTGCCGGGTCCGCTGCGCCTGTCCAAGGACCTGTGCGCCCGGCCGGTGGACCGCGACCGCCTGGTCTGGGTCGAGGCCGCCACCCGTCCCCGCCGCCGGCGGTGGACCGGGCTGCCGTTCCTGCGGCTCGAACGGGAGCCCGGACTGGGTTTCCTCATCGACCAGTTCCTCGCCGACGCCGAGCGGGCACCGGCGCGCACGGTGGAGCTGGACTCGGTGGAGGCGATCCTGGCGCTGGTCGGCAAGGGCCTGGGCACCACGATCCTGCCGGAGTCCGCACTGCCCGCGGTATACCGGCAGGAGCTGCTGGTGCGCGCCGTGGCACACCCCCTGGCCACGCGCACGATCACCCTGGTGCACCGCAGGGACGAGGCCGTGGACCGGGCCGCGCTGGCACTGGTGGGCGCGCTGCGGCGCGCGGCCCGGCCCGAGGTGGCGCGGCGGCGCAGCGGCTGA
- a CDS encoding nuclear transport factor 2 family protein, whose amino-acid sequence MSTFSPYEAYIRLAELKATWPGPDWPEQTPLTCGLQALELLGALCGEVLADSRHDVAHKRAARLADVVCQGLSVLGQALSSAAAPDWALTTGPPVRSAGLAALRHLPQPERQRVDTAWHHAFAHLKFDLGVDGRGHSGLPVLDYRAVVTPPGFTAVQEGARSGPEDFLFRTVHQVTECWVHAAHWFLARATRDVQGDDLARAGRALHHAARLVELASRTTRLLDLMVAADYHPLRVRLRDGSGAQSAATHALVPAAREAFTHFQSRLREQGLGILAVLHDPEHHRAAYACQAGFQELGRRFQGFLFEHYLLALSMLGSNNLGSLGFPVHALAQRAAVPLFPELDQAKHDFVVITNLAHNEFSGAIILGHELDRHPGAYPHPVPGDCPPELARERVAEYFACLERGDRDGWVALFTPEAWFLDAARARPFLGHTRLRVFVDTMLTTFSGIRVELGESTGEAGRYRVAWSIRATALGEPVRFGGTEEFVFTDDGRILAAQADWDATPLAEHLLRARRAA is encoded by the coding sequence GTGTCCACGTTCAGCCCGTATGAGGCCTACATCCGCCTGGCCGAGCTCAAGGCCACCTGGCCGGGCCCGGACTGGCCCGAGCAGACCCCGCTGACCTGCGGCCTCCAGGCGCTGGAGCTGCTCGGCGCGCTGTGCGGGGAGGTCCTGGCCGACTCCCGGCACGACGTGGCCCACAAGCGCGCGGCCCGGCTCGCGGACGTGGTGTGCCAAGGACTGTCGGTGCTCGGCCAGGCGCTGAGCAGTGCCGCGGCCCCGGACTGGGCACTCACCACCGGCCCGCCGGTCCGCTCGGCCGGGCTGGCGGCCCTGCGCCACCTGCCCCAGCCGGAACGACAACGCGTCGACACCGCGTGGCACCACGCCTTCGCCCACCTCAAGTTCGACCTCGGCGTGGACGGGCGCGGGCACAGCGGGCTGCCGGTGCTGGACTACCGCGCGGTCGTCACCCCGCCCGGGTTCACCGCCGTCCAGGAGGGAGCGCGGTCGGGGCCGGAGGACTTCCTGTTCCGCACCGTGCACCAGGTCACCGAGTGCTGGGTGCACGCCGCGCACTGGTTCCTGGCCCGCGCCACCCGCGACGTCCAGGGCGACGACCTGGCCCGCGCCGGGCGGGCGCTGCACCACGCGGCACGCCTGGTCGAGCTGGCCAGCCGCACCACCCGGCTGCTGGACCTGATGGTGGCCGCGGACTACCACCCGCTGCGGGTGCGGCTGCGCGACGGCAGCGGCGCCCAGTCCGCGGCCACACACGCCTTGGTCCCGGCCGCCCGCGAGGCGTTCACCCACTTCCAGTCCCGCCTGCGCGAACAGGGCCTGGGCATTCTGGCCGTGCTGCACGACCCCGAGCACCACCGCGCCGCCTACGCCTGCCAGGCCGGGTTCCAGGAGCTGGGCCGCCGCTTCCAGGGTTTCCTGTTCGAGCACTACCTGCTGGCGCTGAGCATGCTGGGCTCGAACAACCTGGGCAGCCTGGGCTTCCCGGTGCACGCCCTGGCCCAGCGCGCGGCGGTGCCGCTGTTCCCCGAGCTGGACCAGGCCAAGCACGACTTCGTGGTCATCACCAACCTGGCGCACAACGAGTTCTCCGGCGCGATCATCCTCGGCCACGAGCTGGACCGGCACCCCGGCGCCTACCCGCACCCGGTCCCCGGCGACTGCCCGCCCGAGCTGGCCCGGGAGCGCGTCGCCGAGTACTTCGCCTGCCTGGAACGCGGCGACCGCGACGGCTGGGTCGCCCTGTTCACCCCGGAGGCCTGGTTCCTCGACGCCGCCCGGGCCCGCCCGTTCCTCGGCCACACCCGCCTGCGGGTGTTCGTGGACACCATGCTGACCACGTTCAGCGGCATCCGGGTCGAGCTCGGCGAGTCCACCGGGGAGGCGGGCCGCTACCGGGTCGCCTGGTCGATCCGGGCCACCGCGCTGGGCGAGCCGGTGCGCTTCGGCGGCACGGAGGAGTTCGTGTTCACCGACGACGGCCGGATCCTGGCCGCGCAGGCGGACTGGGACGCCACCCCGCTCGCCGAACACCTGCTGCGGGCCCGCCGCGCGGCCTGA
- a CDS encoding copper resistance CopC family protein, whose protein sequence is MVRLAVVTLVAALTALGPGPALTSSSPQPGSEVRVAPSAVRLTFDQPVTADGPHRIEVTGPDGRDWAEPTASVRDNEVTAPLRPLGAVGVYHVRYQVSVVGAAPLVGEFRFALSPLNTLVVPSWVWLIGLLLFAAVGLVVLVRQYVSR, encoded by the coding sequence ATGGTGAGGCTGGCGGTCGTCACCCTGGTCGCGGCACTGACCGCGCTGGGGCCTGGCCCGGCCCTGACCTCGAGCTCCCCGCAGCCGGGCAGCGAGGTGCGGGTGGCCCCCTCCGCGGTGCGCCTGACCTTCGACCAGCCGGTGACCGCCGACGGCCCGCACCGGATCGAGGTCACCGGCCCGGACGGCCGGGACTGGGCGGAGCCGACCGCCTCCGTCCGGGACAACGAGGTCACCGCCCCGCTGCGGCCGCTGGGCGCCGTGGGCGTCTACCACGTGCGATACCAGGTCAGCGTGGTCGGCGCGGCGCCGCTGGTGGGGGAGTTCCGGTTCGCGCTCAGCCCGCTGAACACCCTGGTCGTCCCGAGCTGGGTGTGGCTGATCGGGCTGCTGCTGTTCGCGGCCGTGGGCCTGGTGGTGCTGGTACGGCAGTACGTCAGCCGGTGA
- a CDS encoding acetoacetate decarboxylase family protein — MSTSPSYPPAPWHLAGDLVGTVLRMPPGALPPDLLPEHLPVTRKDGGVDLVAGWVDYRPGGLLAYREFLVAALLPGRLPLTGSILRIWVDSEASLAGGRELWDIPKRLAEFDFAGNHARILLAGKELAAFTYRERFRLPVRLPCPVDVVQETPGRHRRTRSSWRAELSVGRGRLTAAEDGELDFLNRGRVLAHLGLRDFRVTFGVRSEVTGA, encoded by the coding sequence ATGAGCACGTCTCCGAGCTATCCCCCGGCGCCCTGGCACCTGGCCGGTGACCTGGTGGGCACCGTCCTGCGGATGCCACCCGGCGCCCTGCCCCCGGACCTGCTGCCCGAGCACCTGCCGGTGACGCGCAAGGACGGCGGCGTGGACCTCGTCGCGGGCTGGGTGGACTACCGCCCCGGCGGGCTGCTGGCCTACCGCGAGTTCCTGGTCGCCGCCCTGCTGCCCGGACGGCTGCCGCTGACCGGCTCGATCCTGCGGATCTGGGTGGACAGCGAGGCCTCGCTCGCGGGCGGGCGCGAGCTGTGGGACATCCCGAAACGCCTGGCGGAGTTCGACTTCGCGGGCAACCACGCCCGGATCCTGCTGGCGGGCAAGGAGCTGGCCGCCTTCACCTACCGCGAGCGGTTCCGGCTGCCGGTACGCCTGCCCTGCCCGGTGGACGTGGTGCAGGAGACCCCGGGACGGCACCGGCGCACGCGCTCCTCCTGGCGGGCCGAGCTGTCGGTCGGCCGCGGTCGGCTGACCGCGGCCGAGGACGGTGAGCTGGACTTCCTCAACCGCGGCCGGGTCCTGGCGCATCTGGGGCTGCGGGACTTCCGTGTCACCTTCGGCGTGCGCAGCGAGGTGACGGGTGCCTGA
- a CDS encoding BTAD domain-containing putative transcriptional regulator — protein sequence MYLRLLGTVELLDDHGGRVEVTAPKRRAVLAVLGVRLNHVVPVDTLVRAAWGEAPPVNGVAALQTHVWALRKLLDPTLSLRTESAGYALCGAGDTTDHARFLALVESARTETGTAAVRCLTDALGLWRGEPLSGVPRTDALAALAQDLEELRLTAVEDLAEGLLALHRPTEALALLTPERDRHPFRESLLRLLVVAYSHSGQQARAIRTYHRVREQLSSELGVDPSPLLRGAFEEILRGSAPPPVRSAPSVAVPEGLLGRDAELARLRAFTHDLGTGRGGVARLTGEAGIGKSTLVEALLPQARAGGIRVCAGAAERLEEDLPFAALSGALGLTGVAEDPDVAEIVATLRGRGRAGLANATRHEVEVLVTGLLSALVEKWCTRTPVLLVLEDFQWADEASALVVHLLGRATALMPLGLLVTARTGPARDRVAEALAALADRPRAVLLDLPPLPGPVVYDLAARLIGAKPGQRLRALLARAAGNPLYLTELVRGLIASDSLLVGEGTAEPVGDSLPLPESLRTAVRRHLRLLSQSARDLVHTAAALGASCALPELAALCPLPETALAAAVGEAVAAGVLREGTPGQLLFRHDLVRQAALAALSQAEVGGLHHRIAHLLRELGAPAERVLAHLAASPLLDAPCVDWLAEHAKELIVRRSHLAIGLLTRARAVPGTPAATGQRLAVHLALALMWSGRLREADRAVREAMGVVLEPDPRAELSYLLTRTALFSGQPDEALRHAELTLDAESPGAEVRRRLECMRAIALNSLGRSEEAWALATRVLPDARQAQDHTATVYLKYLIGGIELMRGHLTPALETIDRGLRAAALAPVDPFTMLTLVAQKVALTLELDQVTEAGAALAGSLPTVVAATGAPVSWYHTLAAQLRFRTGQWADALTEVSAATDAISPEDDTFNVIRSALGLAALVMLRQGNPGPARAQFDKIDMAPANPLNHFGYWVDWADALFTEQDGAPDEALTRLLALFEREFALAERYLGFVVPDLARLAVRTGRVAELAPVARRFAAAPPDRPASVTAAATVLDCVRSGRPAALAAAAARFAGTRHALPAALCHELAAVLHTHQDAAPEAATALRHALTGYQALGAHWDARRARAAVTLSGLAPEPLEQRPVELVLTGSERTVARHAARGLSNTEIGTRLGLTREVVAKHVESIMRKCALDSRLDIADP from the coding sequence ATGTACCTGCGGCTTCTCGGCACCGTGGAGTTGCTCGACGACCACGGTGGCCGCGTCGAGGTCACCGCACCGAAACGGCGCGCGGTGCTGGCCGTGCTCGGGGTCCGCCTCAACCACGTCGTCCCGGTGGACACGCTGGTCCGCGCGGCCTGGGGCGAGGCACCGCCGGTCAACGGCGTCGCCGCGTTGCAGACCCACGTCTGGGCCCTGCGCAAGCTGCTGGACCCCACCCTGTCGCTGCGCACCGAGAGCGCGGGCTACGCGCTGTGCGGCGCCGGGGACACCACCGACCACGCCCGTTTCCTCGCCCTGGTCGAGTCGGCCCGGACCGAGACCGGCACCGCCGCGGTGCGCTGCCTCACCGACGCGCTGGGCCTGTGGCGGGGCGAGCCGCTGTCCGGGGTGCCGCGCACCGACGCCCTGGCCGCGCTGGCGCAGGACCTGGAGGAGCTGCGGCTGACCGCGGTCGAGGATCTCGCCGAGGGCCTGCTCGCCCTGCACCGGCCCACCGAGGCCCTGGCCCTGCTCACCCCGGAGCGCGACCGGCACCCGTTCCGGGAGTCGCTGCTGCGCCTGCTGGTGGTCGCCTACAGCCACAGCGGTCAGCAGGCCCGCGCCATCCGCACCTACCACCGGGTGCGCGAGCAGCTGTCCAGCGAGCTGGGCGTGGACCCGAGCCCGTTGCTGCGCGGTGCGTTCGAGGAGATCCTGCGCGGGTCCGCGCCGCCGCCGGTCCGGTCCGCGCCCTCGGTCGCCGTGCCCGAGGGTCTGCTCGGCCGGGACGCCGAGCTGGCCCGGCTGCGCGCCTTCACCCACGACCTCGGCACCGGCCGGGGCGGGGTGGCCCGGCTGACCGGTGAGGCCGGGATCGGCAAGTCCACCCTGGTCGAGGCGCTGCTGCCGCAGGCGCGCGCGGGCGGGATCCGGGTGTGCGCGGGCGCGGCCGAACGCCTGGAGGAGGACCTGCCCTTCGCCGCGCTCTCCGGTGCCCTGGGCCTGACCGGCGTGGCCGAGGACCCGGACGTGGCCGAGATCGTGGCCACCCTGCGTGGCCGGGGGCGGGCCGGGCTGGCCAACGCCACCCGGCACGAGGTCGAGGTCCTGGTGACCGGTCTGCTGTCCGCGCTGGTGGAGAAGTGGTGCACGCGCACGCCGGTGCTGCTGGTGCTGGAGGACTTCCAGTGGGCCGACGAGGCCAGCGCGCTGGTGGTGCACCTGCTCGGCCGGGCCACCGCGCTGATGCCGTTGGGCCTGCTGGTCACCGCGCGCACCGGTCCGGCCCGGGACCGGGTGGCCGAGGCGCTGGCCGCGCTGGCCGACCGGCCCCGGGCCGTGCTGCTGGACCTGCCGCCGCTGCCCGGCCCCGTCGTGTACGACCTGGCCGCGCGGCTCATCGGCGCCAAGCCCGGCCAGCGGCTGCGCGCGCTGCTGGCCCGGGCGGCGGGCAACCCGCTGTACCTCACCGAGCTGGTGCGCGGCCTCATCGCCTCGGACAGCCTGCTCGTCGGCGAGGGCACCGCCGAGCCGGTCGGGGACAGCCTGCCGCTGCCGGAGTCGCTGCGCACCGCGGTGCGGCGGCACCTGCGCCTGCTCAGCCAGTCGGCCCGGGACCTGGTGCACACCGCCGCCGCGCTCGGCGCGAGCTGCGCGCTGCCCGAGCTGGCCGCGCTGTGCCCGCTGCCGGAGACCGCGCTGGCGGCGGCGGTCGGCGAGGCGGTCGCCGCCGGGGTGCTGCGCGAGGGCACGCCCGGCCAGCTGCTGTTCCGGCACGACCTCGTGCGGCAGGCCGCGCTCGCCGCGCTGTCCCAGGCGGAGGTGGGCGGCCTGCACCACCGGATCGCGCACCTGCTGCGCGAGCTCGGCGCCCCGGCCGAGCGGGTGCTGGCGCACCTGGCGGCCAGCCCGCTGCTGGACGCGCCGTGCGTGGACTGGCTGGCCGAGCACGCCAAGGAGCTGATCGTCCGCCGCTCGCACCTGGCCATCGGCCTGCTCACCCGGGCGCGCGCGGTGCCCGGCACCCCGGCCGCGACCGGGCAGCGGCTGGCCGTGCACCTGGCGCTGGCGCTGATGTGGTCGGGCAGGCTGCGGGAGGCCGACCGCGCGGTGCGCGAGGCCATGGGCGTGGTGCTGGAACCGGATCCGCGCGCCGAGCTGTCCTACCTGCTCACCCGCACGGCCCTGTTCAGCGGCCAGCCGGACGAGGCGCTGCGGCACGCGGAGCTGACCCTGGACGCGGAGTCGCCGGGCGCGGAGGTGCGCAGGCGGCTGGAGTGCATGCGGGCCATCGCGCTGAACTCCCTCGGCCGCTCCGAGGAGGCCTGGGCACTGGCCACCCGGGTGCTGCCGGATGCCCGGCAGGCCCAGGACCACACCGCGACGGTCTACCTCAAGTACCTCATCGGCGGCATCGAGCTGATGCGCGGCCACCTCACCCCGGCGCTGGAGACGATCGACCGGGGCCTGCGCGCGGCGGCCCTGGCCCCGGTCGACCCGTTCACCATGCTGACCCTGGTGGCGCAGAAGGTGGCCCTGACCCTGGAGCTGGACCAGGTGACCGAGGCGGGCGCGGCGCTGGCGGGCTCACTGCCCACCGTGGTGGCCGCGACCGGCGCGCCGGTGTCCTGGTACCACACCCTGGCCGCGCAGCTGCGGTTCCGGACCGGGCAGTGGGCGGACGCGCTGACCGAGGTCTCCGCCGCCACCGACGCGATCTCCCCCGAGGACGACACCTTCAACGTGATCCGCTCGGCGCTGGGCCTGGCCGCCCTGGTCATGCTGCGGCAGGGCAACCCCGGCCCGGCCCGCGCCCAGTTCGACAAGATCGACATGGCCCCGGCGAACCCGCTCAACCACTTCGGCTACTGGGTGGACTGGGCGGACGCGCTGTTCACCGAGCAGGACGGCGCCCCGGACGAGGCCCTGACCCGGCTGCTGGCCCTGTTCGAGCGCGAGTTCGCGCTGGCCGAACGGTACCTGGGCTTCGTGGTCCCGGACCTGGCCCGCCTGGCGGTGCGCACCGGCCGGGTGGCGGAGCTGGCCCCGGTCGCCCGCCGCTTCGCCGCCGCACCGCCGGACCGGCCCGCCAGCGTCACGGCCGCGGCCACCGTGCTGGACTGCGTGCGGTCCGGGCGGCCCGCCGCCCTGGCCGCGGCGGCGGCGCGGTTCGCCGGGACGCGCCACGCCCTCCCGGCCGCGCTGTGCCACGAGCTGGCCGCGGTGCTGCACACCCACCAGGACGCCGCCCCCGAGGCCGCGACGGCGCTGCGGCACGCGCTGACCGGCTACCAGGCACTCGGCGCGCACTGGGACGCCCGCCGGGCCCGCGCCGCGGTCACCCTCTCCGGTCTGGCCCCGGAGCCGCTGGAGCAGCGCCCGGTCGAGCTGGTGCTGACCGGCTCGGAGCGGACCGTGGCCCGGCACGCCGCCCGGGGCCTGTCCAACACCGAGATCGGCACCAGGCTCGGCCTGACCCGCGAGGTGGTGGCCAAGCACGTCGAGTCGATCATGCGCAAGTGCGCCCTGGACTCCCGCCTGGACATCGCCGATCCCTGA
- a CDS encoding IclR family transcriptional regulator produces the protein MNDFASGQLGAVQKAMLLLKAINPADPPVGISELARRVRLAKSTTHRLLNVMADYGFVRKQEDKYELGDRFDPLPEVPRPASLRESLLPFLADLYALTLGTVHLAVPCGGGELLYLDRVHGMRSPRCRVRPGMRADARSTAIGLVLLAFSPDRPADGELARELAGVRAEGLCLRPADGPELVSVAAPLLTAAGALVAAVSVTAPAARLLTGHTLSGIRSISHQARAALGPAVLGGQVARRG, from the coding sequence GTGAACGACTTCGCGAGTGGTCAGCTCGGGGCGGTGCAGAAGGCGATGCTGCTGCTCAAGGCGATCAACCCGGCGGACCCGCCGGTGGGGATCTCCGAGCTGGCGAGACGGGTGCGGCTGGCCAAGTCGACCACCCACCGGCTGCTGAACGTCATGGCGGACTACGGGTTCGTGCGCAAGCAGGAGGACAAGTACGAGCTGGGCGACCGCTTCGACCCGCTGCCCGAGGTGCCCAGACCGGCCTCGCTGCGGGAGAGCCTGCTGCCTTTCCTGGCCGACCTGTACGCGCTCACGCTCGGCACCGTGCACCTGGCCGTGCCCTGCGGCGGCGGCGAGCTGCTGTACCTGGACCGCGTGCACGGCATGCGCTCGCCGCGGTGCCGGGTGCGGCCCGGGATGCGGGCGGACGCGCGCTCGACCGCGATCGGCCTGGTGCTGCTGGCGTTCTCGCCGGACCGGCCCGCCGACGGGGAGCTGGCCAGGGAGCTGGCGGGAGTCCGCGCCGAGGGCCTCTGCCTGCGCCCGGCGGACGGGCCGGAGCTGGTGTCGGTGGCCGCGCCCCTGCTCACCGCGGCGGGCGCCCTAGTGGCGGCGGTGTCGGTGACCGCCCCGGCCGCGCGGCTGCTGACCGGGCACACGCTCTCCGGCATCCGGTCGATCAGCCACCAGGCCCGCGCCGCGCTGGGCCCGGCCGTGCTGGGCGGGCAGGTCGCGCGACGTGGCTGA
- a CDS encoding flavodoxin-dependent (E)-4-hydroxy-3-methylbut-2-enyl-diphosphate synthase, translating into MADGGPRRYTRPVRLGPVALGAPHPVAVHAAAEGTDPEALLTVAVQAAAAGGEVLRVVRADRVGAAGLAELVRGCPVPVVAEIPPEGAAVDRAAEAGCAGVRVVVEERSLRLHAAELARTALATGLPVELAVAERPGQGALGLAEAGLRACALLAAHGLTAVQLAVSCAQPAVVLAAARLLAVACQHPLQFALTAAGGAATARAAAVCGQLLAEGIGDSVWLPSAGDAVMQAFVGTQVLRALQDG; encoded by the coding sequence GTGGCTGACGGCGGGCCGAGGCGGTACACGCGCCCGGTGCGGCTCGGGCCGGTGGCGCTCGGCGCGCCGCACCCGGTGGCGGTGCACGCCGCGGCGGAGGGCACCGATCCCGAGGCGCTGCTCACGGTGGCCGTGCAGGCCGCGGCCGCCGGGGGCGAGGTGCTCCGGGTGGTGCGGGCGGACCGGGTCGGCGCGGCCGGGCTCGCCGAGCTGGTCCGCGGCTGCCCGGTGCCCGTGGTGGCCGAGATCCCGCCGGAGGGCGCCGCGGTCGACCGGGCGGCCGAGGCCGGGTGCGCGGGGGTGCGGGTGGTGGTCGAGGAGCGGTCGCTGCGGCTGCACGCGGCGGAACTGGCCCGCACCGCGCTGGCGACGGGGCTGCCGGTGGAGCTGGCGGTGGCCGAGCGGCCAGGCCAGGGCGCGCTCGGTCTGGCCGAGGCGGGGCTGCGGGCCTGCGCGCTGCTGGCCGCGCACGGCCTGACCGCGGTGCAGCTGGCCGTCAGCTGCGCCCAGCCCGCCGTGGTGCTGGCCGCGGCGCGGCTGCTCGCGGTGGCCTGCCAGCACCCGTTGCAGTTCGCGCTGACCGCGGCGGGCGGGGCGGCGACGGCGCGGGCCGCGGCCGTGTGCGGCCAGCTGCTCGCCGAGGGGATCGGGGACAGCGTGTGGCTGCCCTCGGCCGGGGACGCGGTCATGCAGGCGTTCGTGGGCACCCAGGTGCTGCGGGCGCTTCAGGACGGCTGA
- a CDS encoding prenyltransferase/squalene oxidase repeat-containing protein — MAADPSQLTPVLDSAVAHALAQQRADGSWCGLPAPRVLDTAVTALALAADPDDGGSVRALAAARAWLARARPQTHHPVAQALETTVRAFALGTAAPVVVDIGDSTDTALAGRIRLLAVLARYVSRLPAHGLRRSVRAELDRREQSPWTVVELLASLVVLGVRAGERTDAADWAARLRGHQWPDGSFHGNPVSTALAFLALCLTGTEPALLASTRAYLLSTQQPDGTWRYRRGEVWDTALLVRAGRGLPAFDRQALPRALDFLAGAQNPDGGWALTRGLPSDNRTTASVLLALAGYDRPGQARALAHLADQRTEDGLWRTWQDRRDPPVPDVVAEVVTALDRHRDRHEVPLGPARAWLAASWRESPGWENTWRRNAPLAVAALGAAVPGTPAAEEAVRWLLAAQAPDGGWGPAPGTEGSPAATAAALLALASAPPAIGPAREAAVRWLLERRHDNGTWPGEPDTAGPRPVLVHHPLHTHALVLAGLRAAQPS; from the coding sequence ATGGCGGCTGACCCCAGCCAGCTCACCCCGGTGCTGGACTCGGCCGTGGCGCACGCCCTCGCCCAGCAGCGGGCCGACGGCTCGTGGTGCGGGCTGCCCGCGCCCCGGGTGCTGGACACCGCGGTGACCGCCCTCGCCCTGGCCGCCGACCCCGACGACGGGGGCAGCGTCCGGGCGCTGGCCGCCGCGCGGGCCTGGCTGGCGCGGGCACGGCCACAGACCCACCACCCAGTGGCGCAGGCGCTGGAGACGACGGTGCGGGCCTTCGCGCTCGGCACGGCGGCCCCGGTGGTGGTGGACATCGGCGACAGCACCGACACCGCGCTGGCCGGGCGGATCCGGCTGCTCGCCGTGCTGGCCCGGTACGTCAGCAGGCTGCCCGCGCACGGCCTGCGCCGCTCGGTGCGGGCCGAGCTCGACCGGCGGGAGCAGAGCCCGTGGACGGTGGTGGAGCTGCTGGCCAGCCTGGTGGTGCTCGGCGTCCGGGCGGGCGAGCGCACGGACGCCGCGGACTGGGCGGCCCGGCTGCGCGGGCACCAGTGGCCGGACGGGTCCTTCCACGGCAACCCGGTGTCCACCGCGCTGGCCTTCCTCGCCCTGTGCCTGACCGGCACCGAACCGGCTCTGCTGGCCAGCACCCGGGCCTACCTGCTGTCCACGCAGCAGCCGGACGGCACCTGGCGGTACCGGCGCGGCGAGGTGTGGGACACCGCGCTGCTGGTGCGGGCCGGGCGGGGGCTGCCCGCGTTCGACCGGCAGGCGCTGCCCCGGGCGCTGGACTTCCTGGCCGGAGCGCAGAACCCGGACGGCGGCTGGGCGCTGACCCGGGGCCTGCCCTCGGACAACCGCACCACCGCCTCGGTCCTGCTCGCCCTGGCCGGGTACGACCGGCCCGGACAGGCGCGGGCGCTGGCCCACCTGGCGGACCAGCGCACCGAGGACGGCCTGTGGCGCACCTGGCAGGACCGCCGGGACCCACCGGTCCCGGACGTGGTGGCCGAGGTGGTCACCGCCCTGGACCGGCACCGCGACCGGCACGAGGTCCCGCTCGGCCCGGCCCGCGCCTGGCTGGCCGCGAGCTGGCGGGAGTCCCCCGGCTGGGAGAACACCTGGCGCCGCAACGCGCCCCTGGCCGTCGCCGCGCTCGGTGCCGCCGTGCCCGGCACCCCGGCGGCTGAGGAGGCGGTGCGCTGGCTGCTGGCCGCCCAGGCCCCGGACGGCGGCTGGGGCCCGGCGCCCGGCACCGAGGGCTCTCCCGCCGCCACCGCGGCCGCGCTGCTCGCCCTGGCCTCCGCCCCGCCGGCCATCGGCCCGGCCCGGGAGGCCGCCGTGCGCTGGCTGCTGGAGCGGCGCCACGACAACGGCACCTGGCCCGGGGAACCGGACACCGCAGGACCGCGGCCGGTGCTGGTCCACCACCCGCTGCACACGCACGCGCTGGTGCTGGCCGGGCTGCGCGCGGCTCAGCCGTCCTGA